In the Helianthus annuus cultivar XRQ/B chromosome 11, HanXRQr2.0-SUNRISE, whole genome shotgun sequence genome, one interval contains:
- the LOC110891292 gene encoding SAP30-binding protein — protein sequence MASKKKESEGIALLSMYGDEEDDDMEEDDIDNDNTGNDVVLEENKEQGEVVANMEEYDDELEAVNVNDNDNTTSVSPAQQVVRRKGGLTIVDYGHDEAAMSPEPEEGEIAAAGRVMFGAELQTANGTPQGTTPPNTQSTPPQSSDQSQSDALLNSNRNETERSEPEESVNVTTEDDRSALDKFLPPPPTTKCSDELQEKITKFILLKKKTGRSFNSEVRNRKEYRNPDFLLHAVTYQDIDQIGSCFSKDVFDPHGYDKADYYDEIEADIKREVERKEQEKKKNQKIEFLSGGTQSVVAIPTPKVMPVQAVPPLAGGGSNRVSATGTREGRLNKKSKWDKVDEDRRHPSGQDPISGAGSAFLSAGTGYTAFAQQRRREEERRSTDRK from the exons CTCTCCATGTACGGCGACGAAGAAGATGACGATATGGAAGAAGATGACATAGACAACGATAACACCGGTAACGATGTCGTTTTGGAGGAGAACAAGGAGCAGGGTGAAGTTGTTGCGAATATGGAAGAATATGATGATGAATTAGAGGCCGTTAATgttaatgataatgataatacgACGTCGGTTTCTCCAGCTCAGCAAGTTGTTAGGAGGAAGGGAGGTTTAACGATTGTTGATTATGGGCATGATGAAGCAGCAATGTCGCCTGAACCAGAG GAAGGGGAAATAGCAGCAGCAGGTCGAGTAATGTTCGGTGCAGAGCTTCAAACTGCAAATG GAACACCACAAGGAACTACACCACCAAACACACAATCAACTCCACCTCAATCATCCGATCAATCACAATCCGACGCATTGTTAAACTCCAACCGAAACGAAACAGAACGCTCAGAGCCCGAAGAATCCGTCAACGTTACTACAGAAGACGACCGCAGTGCATTGGACAAGTTTCTCCCGCCACCTCCAACGACAAAGTGCTCGGACGAACTGCAAGAAAAGATTACGAAGTTCATTCTGCTGAAGAAGAAAACTGGGAGAAGCTTTAATTCAGAAGTGCGCAATAGGAAAGAATACCGCAACCCGGATTTTTTGTTACATGCTGTCACGTATCAGGATATTGATCAGATTGGATCTTGCTTCAGTAAAGATGTTTTTGATCCGCATGGTTATGATAAGGCTGATTATTACGATGAGATAG AGGCTGATATCAAGAGGGAAGTAGAGAGAAAAgagcaagagaaaaagaaaaaccAGAAGATCGAGTTTTTGTCGGGTGGAACACAGTCTGTAGTAGCTATTCCGACACCAAAAGTCATGCCGGTTCAAG CTGTGCCACCGCTAGCTGGCGGTGGTTCAAATCGTGTTTCAGCAACGGGGACTCGAGAGGGAAGACTGAATAAGAAATCTAAGTGGGATAAGGTCGACGAGGACCGAAGGCATCCCAGCGGACAGGACCCTATATCAGGTGCCGGGTCAGCATTCTTATCTGCTGGCACCGGGTACACAGCCTTCGC GCAACAGAGGCGAAGAGAGGAGGAAAGAAGGTCAACTGACAGGAAGTAG